Proteins encoded by one window of Emticicia oligotrophica DSM 17448:
- the cobA gene encoding uroporphyrinogen-III C-methyltransferase translates to MQSKLTLVGAGPGDSELITLKAIKALQGADVVLYDALANDSFLEYAPSHAVKINVGKRKGQHSFKQDEINKLIVDSALEHGHVVRLKGGDPFVFGRGYEELEYAKKFDIATEVIPGVSSSIGVAASVQIPITHRDIARSFWVVTGHTNDGSLPLDIDLAAQSSATVVILMGMSKLQEILGIFDKHGKSTTPIAIIQNGTMENQKSVFGRICDINSKVNESQVTNPAVIIIGEVVSLHPEYLEQYVAELTKQ, encoded by the coding sequence GTCCGGGCGACAGCGAACTGATTACACTAAAGGCGATTAAAGCTCTGCAAGGGGCAGATGTTGTTTTATATGATGCTTTAGCTAATGATTCATTTCTTGAATATGCACCTAGTCACGCTGTTAAAATAAATGTAGGTAAACGTAAAGGTCAACACTCTTTTAAGCAAGATGAAATTAATAAATTGATTGTTGACTCTGCTCTAGAACACGGGCATGTAGTACGATTAAAAGGGGGTGACCCTTTTGTGTTTGGTCGTGGATATGAAGAATTAGAATACGCAAAAAAATTCGATATTGCTACTGAAGTTATTCCAGGTGTATCTAGTTCGATTGGCGTGGCAGCTAGCGTACAAATTCCAATTACTCATCGAGATATTGCACGCAGTTTTTGGGTAGTTACAGGCCATACAAACGATGGAAGTTTACCTCTTGATATTGATTTGGCTGCACAATCATCGGCTACAGTGGTTATTCTGATGGGAATGAGCAAACTTCAAGAAATTCTTGGAATTTTTGATAAACACGGAAAGTCAACAACACCAATTGCCATTATTCAAAATGGCACAATGGAAAATCAGAAATCAGTTTTTGGGCGAATTTGTGATATTAACTCAAAAGTAAATGAATCACAAGTGACGAATCCTGCTGTGATTATAATTGGTGAAGTAGTTTCTCTACACCCTGAATATCTTGAACAATATGTAGCTGAATTGACTAAACAATAA
- a CDS encoding TlpA family protein disulfide reductase yields the protein MLKNFILLLLFPIFSFAQKTVGFSIPDSTDIFVEYGDGHILKKAEELIGNTDAQAFLKEFHKKFPNTFDKDIRYVHLISSNVDDWEMTLYDERKSQLNFLKNYSNLSKLNPEFQSLVEANIKWNYWHLLLAYSIIRSNIDTKLTRVVSLPAVMTEELDPSKVNDEKLMMVESYRNFLPFFVTYFNSQEQKFIKYTDQVKAIADKGNYAQKYLKGQVLDYTLAKLLYDNCGKITASSAKFWISQIAANDYRNMLLEHCKETLSKKEEVASKKENNKVKQTHEEGDSPILIGLDGKQFDFTKYKGKVVYVDFWASWCGPCRAEFPFSKKMHNGLTEKQKKKIVFLYVSIDEDLNNWKEAVEKLKLNNGDHGLSEGGWVSGVTRKYQINSIPRYMIIDKNGTIINANAPRPSSPETLDLLLKLLD from the coding sequence ATGCTTAAGAATTTTATTCTTTTACTACTTTTCCCAATCTTTTCGTTTGCACAAAAAACAGTTGGTTTTTCGATACCTGACAGTACCGATATTTTTGTAGAATATGGAGATGGGCACATCCTAAAAAAGGCCGAAGAATTGATTGGAAATACTGATGCACAAGCATTTTTAAAGGAGTTTCATAAAAAATTCCCCAATACATTTGATAAAGATATTCGATACGTTCATTTGATTTCATCGAATGTAGATGATTGGGAAATGACGCTTTATGATGAGCGTAAAAGTCAGCTTAATTTCCTAAAAAATTATTCAAATTTATCAAAACTTAATCCTGAATTTCAATCTTTGGTAGAAGCCAATATTAAATGGAATTATTGGCATTTATTGCTTGCTTACTCAATTATTCGTAGCAATATTGATACAAAACTCACACGGGTCGTTTCGCTTCCTGCGGTTATGACCGAAGAACTCGACCCTTCAAAAGTTAATGACGAGAAACTCATGATGGTAGAAAGCTACCGTAATTTCTTGCCTTTTTTTGTCACCTACTTCAACTCTCAGGAACAAAAATTTATCAAATACACCGACCAAGTCAAAGCCATTGCTGATAAAGGTAATTATGCTCAGAAATACCTCAAAGGTCAGGTTTTAGATTATACTTTAGCTAAATTATTGTATGATAATTGTGGCAAAATTACGGCTTCTTCGGCCAAGTTTTGGATTAGTCAGATTGCTGCCAACGATTATCGAAATATGCTACTTGAACATTGTAAAGAAACCCTGAGCAAAAAAGAAGAAGTAGCTTCAAAGAAAGAAAATAACAAGGTTAAACAAACACATGAAGAAGGCGACTCCCCAATTTTGATTGGCCTTGATGGTAAGCAATTCGATTTTACTAAATACAAAGGAAAAGTGGTGTATGTAGATTTTTGGGCAAGCTGGTGCGGCCCTTGTCGTGCAGAGTTTCCATTTTCAAAAAAAATGCATAATGGTTTAACCGAAAAACAAAAGAAGAAAATTGTTTTTCTATACGTTTCGATTGATGAAGACCTTAATAATTGGAAAGAGGCTGTTGAAAAATTAAAACTTAATAATGGAGACCACGGACTTTCGGAAGGTGGTTGGGTTTCGGGAGTGACTCGAAAATACCAAATTAATAGCATTCCACGTTATATGATTATTGATAAAAATGGCACGATTATCAATGCAAATGCACCTCGTCCGAGTAGTCCTGAAACTTTAGATTTACTTTTGAAGTTATTGGACTAA